The nucleotide window cctttatgtggatccgataaatatccagcatcagcataaccaactaatagggattttgaatcatttgaataaaataaccccatatcaatggtccctctaagatatctaaatacatgtttaattccattccaatgtctacgtattggagaagaactaaatcttgctaacaagtttatagcaaaagctatatcaggtcttgtgttatttgcaagatacatcaatgctcctatggcacttagatatggtacttcaggaccaagaaactctatatccttagggattttaaatccttctgggattttcatataaattccagtatcaagtgtaccatacaaataggctgtaacaacatccattagacgcatgtcaagtttttcacgTACTGCTAAACTAATAAGGTATCTAAAcgtgattgcatccaccacaagagaatatgtctcttcataatcaatgccGGGCCTTTGCgaaaatccttgtgctacaagTCGTGATTTATATGTTatgacttcatttttctcatttcgtTTTTGCAcaaatatccatttatatccTACTGGCTTTACATATTTAGGTGTTTGTACTATAGGTCCAAAAACCTcacgtttagaaagtgaatttAATTCTGCTTGAATTGCGTCTTTCCATTTTGGGCAAccttttctatttctacattcctcaatagatttaggctcaggatcctcattttcttttgctatttcaatagcaacattataagcaaaattgttgtcgacaactatattttttcagttccatctttttcctgaagtaacataacttattgagatttTTTCATTATCACCATTTTCAGGTACCTGAACCTCTTCTGGGGTTTTTTGATTAGTTATATCTTTGGACTCTTCTGGGGCACTTGTCTCCACAATATTACCATCTTGAAGAATTGATCCTTTTCTTTtacgaggatttttatctttggaaccgatTGGCCTTCCACTCTTCAAGCgtggattactttcttttgcactaacaatttgccttattgggatatcaattcgtattggagcattttcagctagtatgtgagattttgtaattctctttaggtcagtaaatgaatctggcagttgattggcaatgttttgcaaatgtataatcctttgaacttcttgttcacattgacttgtacgaggatctaattgagataatgacgatccattccatgtaatttctttaaccagttgtattttctctccccctaatgttgggaatgTTGTCTCATCAAAATGACAATCAATAAATCGTGTAGTAAATAAATCTCCAGTTAATGGttcaacatatttaattatagaaggagattcataaccaacatatattcccaacctcctttgaggacccatctttgtgcgttgtggtggagcaattggaacatatactgcacatccaaaattctaaaatgggaaatatttggctcctgaccaaaagccgattgtaatggggagtacttattataacttgttggcctTAAGCGCACAAGTGCAAGTGCTGCTGCATGCAAAATAGCATATCCCCAAGCTGTAACAGGGAGTTTTGTTTTCATAAGCAATGGCcgagctattagttggaggcgtTTGATAAATGATTCAGCTAAAccattttgtgtatgaacatgagctacaggatgttcaacttttatcccaattgacatacaataatcattaaaagattgggatgtaaactcaccacATTATCAAGACGAATAGTTTTGATTGCATAATCTGAAATTGTGCTCTTAATCGAATTATTTGAGCAAGTAGTCTATAAGCGCCAGAGTTGCGAGTCGATAATAAGCATACATGTGACCACCTACTAGATGCATCTATTAATACCATAAAATATCTGAAtggtccacatggtggatgaatgggcccacATATATCACCTTGAATACGTTCCAGAAATGTTGGAGATTCAATCCCAACTTTAGCTGGTGAtggtctaataatcaattttccttGAGAATAAGCGACACAAGATAAATCCTTGAATTCaagaatcttttggttctttaatgggTGTCCAATTGAATTCTCGATGATTTTTCACATCATAATAGATCCGGGATGGCCTAATCAGTCATGCCAAATAGTAAAAGTATGAGCTTCTACAAACTTCTGGTTTGTAGTAACATATGATTCAATTGCACTAATATGTGCATAATATAAACCTGATGAAAAAGCAGGTAGCCTTTCCAAAATATATTTCTTTCCACAttcaacatttgtaatatatagatattcaacatttttctcattcatagtctcaatatgatatccattaagacgaatatctttaaaactcaataaatttctttgagaTTTGGTGGAATATAAAGCATCATCAATGATAAATTTTGTACCTTTAGGTAATAATATAATAGCTCTTCCAGAGCCTTTAATAAGTTTTGAACTACCCGATATTGTATTAACATGGGCATTACTCATtgtcaaatgagaaaaatattttttatcattgAGTATCGTATGTGTTGTAGCACTATCTGCAAGACACATGTCTTCATTGATTTTGGGTCTATcgaaattttgttgaatattcatattcttcataaaaacaaacaaaatataatatgagaaacattacaaatatttattaaatatatcaattattttttatgcaagaaaataaaatatacttaaaaaatgtcaaaataacatCAATTTTTCTAATGATTCTCAAAGAAATCGCCACATCTAGATGAGTTATATTATTAAGGTCATTAAATTTATCATCCTTGTAGGCATggtcaattttattattatagtgaatatcttcatcttttgCCTTGTCTTGATTAGATGCTTCTTTATCTGCTAATATAGCATTTCCTAGACCTTTAGCATCTAGGTGAATTTCACATCTAACACCCATGACAAATAGTTCTTGCACGAGATGTCTAAAATGACAAATTCAAGTTTGGcaagatttgacattataatcacttgaatcaaaataaaaaatattagtaaattAATAAGTATTCTCAAtcgtaaaataattcaattatatataccaaatttgctaaataataatatgtatgtcAAATATTGGCATAAAGAGGAATAGTCATTATAATAacttaacacaaattaaattaattgaaatttcttttaataaaaaaatgtatatataattatcattattaGATTTTAGTTGTAAAAATAAATATGCAAATGTTACCCAAAGCAAATATTTcatctagaaaataaaataaaagaattatgaaaATACATTATACCGTATATAGTTTAACAGGAGTTATACGGGCAAATTATAAAAAGTCGAAATGACGTAAACTTCACTATGAATTAAGTAGAAGCTCGTGCGATAACGTGTtgtagaaaaattaataaaacaataaataaagagGATGAAAATACGagagaatttcattattttattttcacttacAAGGTGCTATTTATAAGCTCCTTTACATTCAATTAATAAAGGTATTACATTGAATGAATTAAAGTTTCTTAATtactctatttaataatttcttgaTTATAAATTAAGTAAAGAGTTTTATCTCATTACTTTAATATGCTTAAAGGGGTTATGGCATCCATTTAATTTACAACAATTATTTCTTAGCAAAatgtataatttttaaaaatattttcttcaAAAATATCATAAgagctatttatttatttatttgtgatAGATATATTTTTTGGTATAAAATAAACTTGGGCGATGCTATAGCAACAACTAAACTACtgcattctatttttttattgatTGACGAATATTCTCCTCCAACATAGGctattttactaaattaactttaaaaattttgatatttacaaaaatgacaaatttaaaaataattactaaaataatcTGAAATGAACAGTAGAATGGGGTTTTGGCCTGTCAATGGCCGGCACCAACTCGTATTTTTTACCCATGATTTCTTGATAATTGTGTCAGgctttaaaaaattgatttttttagatTTGGCCTATCAATGGCCGGCaccaagtattttttttaaattatatcatATTGGTTTGCAAAAAtacgagttttaaaaaaaaaaattttgtgctGGCCTGTCAATGGACGGCaccattattaaaaataaaaatttaaattttttttgtgctGGCTTGTCAATGGCCGACACCAAAATaagagttttttaaaaaaaaattaaaaactcgtATTTTGGTGCCGGCCATTAACAGGCCagcaccaaattttttttttaaaaaactcgtATTTTGGTGCTGGCCATTGACAGGCCAAcaccaaaattttttaaaaaaaaaactcatattttggtgccggccattgacaggccagcaccaaatttttttttaaaaaacttgtATTTTGGTGCCGACCATTGACAGGCAAGcaccaaataatttttttttaaaaacccgtATTTTTGTGCCGGTCATTGACAGGACAacaccaaattttttttaaaaaacttgtATTTTGGTGCCGACCATTGACAGGCCAAcaccaaataatttttttttaaaaacccgtATTTTGGTGCCAGCCATTGTTAGGCCAGCaccaaattcttttttttttaaaaactcgtATTATGGTGCCGCCCATTGACATGCTAGcactaaataaaattttttttaaaaacccgtattttggtgccggccattgacaggccagcacaaattttttttttaaaagaaactcGTATTTTGGTGTCGGCCATTGACATGCCagcaccaaattttttttttaaaaaactcgtATTTTGGTGCCGGCTATTGACAAGCCAGCaccaaaaaaatttgaatttttttttaatactggtgccgGCGGCTAgcaccaaattttttttaaaaaactcgtATTTTTTGTATACCAGTATaatacaattttaaaaaaataatacccTGGTGCCGGTCATTGACAGACCAAaactaaaaaaatcaattttttaaagcCTGACACAATTATCAGGCAATCATGGGTGCAAAATACGAGTTGGTGCTAGCCATTGACAGGCCAAAACCCCATTCTACTGTTCATTTCAGGTCATTTTGGTGATTGTTTTTGAACCTGggtcatttttataaatatcaaaattttttaagttaatttagtaaaataacCTCCAACATACCTTTTAGAGGTGGTGGTGGATCATCAAGAATAACTAATTAATTTACTTCGCCTTCATCTACTTTAGCTAGATAATTAACAACTTTGTTTCCATCCCTTTGAATGTGATGAAACTTAATTTGTCAATTCTTGGAGCACTAGTCATGTATCATTTTGATTTTATCAATGTTACTTACTGCTACGAGATCGTCCCGGAAAACATCAATTAATAATGCGGTGTcacttttcatttcttttttgtcTAAATCTTGTGATAGTAACACTTACCCCTAACAATGCATCTACATTAAATTAGTTATACATTTCACAAGTTAACCGGTTAgataacatttttaaaattaataattttcattaaaaggatttttttaattttgaatttttttaacattaatttcattataagttcttATTATGTCAggttttttttatacaatacctATAATTACTCATAGCCGCGTCCAACTTTTAATAATACGATAACGAGCTAAAGTGTATTCGAATCTACATCCTCTTGTACTGACAATAATATCGAAACAAATCGAATTAAATCTTAATAGGTTAAATTTGAGCTTTCTTTAAATATAGGatccattattttattaataattttaccGTCTATTTTTAACATTCACAGATACTCCTCTTAACAATATGTCTCCGACTAACATTGATATATGGGCTtcattattagtatttattttatataaattttcttttcttaatcTACAATGTGAAATGAAGGTATCATTACGCTAGCAAATTCAGTGTAAAATGATCATAAATATTGTATATACTGTAAAAGAAAAGTGAAACTCAAAATCTGTAAAAGAAGCGATCTTAGCTTCTCTTGAGACAATCATAGGTTTCTTTTGGCAGAAAGCAGAAAGACTGAAACCCTTACCGAACATTTTTatcgtttttttttcttttcctcatcCTATCTGATTTTCTGTCTCTGGTAATAGCAAGAAGACAATAGCAACCAACCATGGCTGCTGGCAACAAGTTCGCTAGATTTTTGCATAAACACACCAGCAAAATCACTGTTATTTTAGTCTACGCTGTGCTTGAATGGATCCTCATCTTCCTCCTTTTACTCAACTCTTTCTTCACTTACTTGATTACTAAGTTTGCCAATTATTTTGGCCTTAAACCTCCTTGTCCCTGGTGTTCTAGAGTTGACCATGTCCTGGAGCCCAACAACAACAACTCCTCAAACTCTTACAGGGATCTTGTCTGTGACAAACATGGTTCCGAGATTTCCAAATTGAGTTACTGTTCAAGTCATGGGAAACTAGCGGAAACACATCTGATGTGTGAGGAATGCTTGGCTTCTAGGCCAACGCCTAGTGACGGTAAATCCATTGGAATGGCAAGGAGGATTGCTTTCATTTCATGGGTGAGTGGTGATCCCAAGCTTGACAATGGTGAAAAGGTTGTCCCTTGTTCTTGCTGCAATGGCACCAAACTTCATCCTCCATATTTCCTATTCAAGCCTAGTTGGGGTGCTTTGGATTGTGCAGAAAAAGGAAGTTTGATAATACAAGCAATCGAAGATGATGATGATAACGATGGCAGTGAAAGCGATCAGTGCAAAGATGGTGAGGATATGATTGAGATTAAACTCAACAACCAAGATGACGACGATGATGATGACGACCAAAACGATCAAAGGGCTAAAACTGAGCATCAGGTGCTTTTTGAAAAAGATGTACATGAAGATGACAGATCAGACGCCATCAATATTGCAGAGAAGCATTTCAGTAGTGCCACAAGTGGAATCGTTGAACCTTGTTTTGCTGGAGATTATATGCTAGACTTCATTAATCTGCATCATCAGAAATGTGTTTCAGATCGCTTATTTCCTGTtgaattaattgatttatcaacaTCTGCAAGCCATTTCTCAGAAAAGCAAGATAATGGAAGTGAAACTAGTGATTCTTCTAATGAAGAGACACCATTACATGCTATTGATGAGATTGCAGAGACTATTACCTGTCCCAGGGAGGCTGAAAACCTGGAGCTAGGTATGAAATTGCTATTCAGTTTATTTGCTTAACCATGATTTATTGTACTTACCATACAAGTATCATTTTCCGCTTTCAATGTGTTCCTTGATAGCAGATCATCAACTAGAAAAGAATGATCTTAATCTAATGGCTGAGCGACCAATTTCCGAGACCAAATTGTTAAGCACTCAAGACTCTGATCTGCCTCTAGTTCAAGTGTCAGATCCTTCATTGCAATGCTTACGAGAAGATGGCTTTTCAACATTTAAGGATCAAGCTAAAGGTGTTGATGGTCCTGAATCAAGCAAGACTCGTAAGACTATACTTGTGTTCATCGTTGTGGTCAAGCATTTGATCTTGTGAATggtaattatatttaatatatgtatCATATGTTGTACAGAGATTCTTGGTTTTACACTAGGTACACATGAAGAGAAGAGCACAATGGATGAGAACGGAGAAAGGACAAACGCTTCTTTATCGGTTCATACGGATTGTAACAACAACGAAGCAGAGGAGGAAAAGTTCCCTGACACTCCAACTTCATCACACCAAGGTATGCATTACTTGCATAATAAATTGCTATTCTTCGAGAAAAGAGAATCGGGTATTGAGGTGTCTTTAGATAGGAGTGTAGTAACTGCGATGGAAAGTGGTGATCCGGTTCGAACCATTGAAAGGCTGAAAACTTCCTTAAAAGCTGAAAGAAAGGCATTGAGTGCTTTATATGCAGAGCTTGAAGAAGAGAGGAGTGCCTCTGCAATTGCTGCAAATCAGACAATGGCCATGATAACACGGCTTCAAGAGGAGAAGGCGGCAATGCAAATGGAAGCTTTGCAGTACCAGAGGATGATGGAAGAACAGTCTGAATATGACCAAGAGGCCCTTCAACTACTAAATGAGCTTATGATCAAACGAGAGAAGGAGAAGGAAGAACTCGAGAAAGAATTGGAAGTATACCGAAAGAAGGTTCTCTATTATGAGGCCAAAGAAAAGACGAGGATAATGAGGATAAGCAAAGATGGAAGCTTGGGAAGTGGGAAATCTTCGGCTGCTTGTAGCTATGCGGAGGATAGCGACGAGCTATCCATAGACCTGAATCGTGAAGCCAAGGATGAAGATAGCAGCTTCTCTGGCAACCAAGAAAGCAGCAGTGATGCAGTTGGTAACTTGGAAGAAATGGCACTGGATTGTGTAAACCATGTAAGTGCCCTTGATGAATCGTTGACAGAATTCGAGGAAGAGAGGCTGTCCATCCTGGATCAGCTTAAGGCATTGGAAGATAAGTTACTAACTATGGGGGATGATCAATTCATGGAGGACttgaaatcaattcagaattcCTTTGATGGTCTTGATGAGAAGAATGACCTGCGCAGCAAAGAAGGTAAtgaattttcaaaagaaacaagtTGTGGCAAAACAATGGCTTCCATGGCAAAGAGTCTCCTTCCTTTCCTGGATGCAGCTGATAACGGGACTGAAGAAGGAACTATGTATGGAAAACAAGGAGAATCTGATTCTGAACCGGTAGTAATGCAGACATATCCTGGTCCAGAACTGGAGTTGGACCCCAAGAAACTTGCAATTGAAGAGGAGGTGGATCATGTTTATGAGAGGCTACAAGCACTTGAAGAAGACAAGGAATTTCTCAAGAACTGCATGAGTTCCATAAAGAAAGGAGACAAAGGGATGGATCTCCTCCAAGAAATCCTGCAACATCTCCGAGATCTGAGAGCCGTCGAACTCCGAACAAGGACCTTGTGTGGTGATGTGCAAGGGTGATCTTAGGCTTGCCATGCATAAAAGGAATCACCTGGACCTAGTAATTTCATATATATTCAAGTGTCTATAGGGAATATCTCCAGATTGATGGGGAGATTCCTTATCTTCCTTCCTTTTGGGCTTACAAGAATGATGCAAGTTCCCAAAATAGGAAGGATCTCCTCTTTATCTGCCTTATTTACAACCAAAAAAGAAAGAGTGGAAAATGAAGGAAAACATACCATTTACCTGGGTTGTTCATGTAGGGTAAGTACCTAGTAACATGTTTTTCTTATTTGTTTAGATTTCATTTACTCTTTTCTCCATAAGGTTTGGAGGAAGATTTGACAGGTGAGGGAAGAAGGCTTTATCGTTTACTCTCTTACTGTTTCCATCAGGGAATGttataaatttcatgaattttttttttcttttttggaacTCAAACATATGTGTTGACTTTCTATAGCTTTGTATGAAATTAATGTTGTTCTTTCTTCCTTGGGTTCTCTCCCTTAGTTAAACTGTCATGTGTATGGCTTCTCATTTAGAACAGGAAGAATTGCATATTCAAATTACTTGTGAATCTGATAGAAGATAATTTCTTGGTTCTTGGTTAGAACTTTCTGTTGTAAATATATTATATAGTATATTTCATATGTGAAAGATTGCAATTTTTGAGGTGACAATTATCTACCTATTGCTATATTACAAATGTCTTATATTAGAGTTGAAATATTCAATTCTGAgtgtatctttctttcttttaaaatGTTTTCTAGATGCATTTTAATTTGTAAGAACAATTTGAGTGggcttatattattttaaatcaaTATAAAAACATGGTATCATGAAAATAGCATTTTATTATTTtgcttaataaaaataaattatttaaaatagtttCTCGAGAACGCCttgcttttattattattattattattttataatttccgAGTTTTAAGTTCAACCATATATTTTATACAACACTTTTGACGTATATATAATTTTTGGTAgggtttatttttaaaaatatatacttGTTTTAGATAAGAATTTTTCTTGTCGATTAAAGCAACGCTATCAAAATGgtcaatattatattatgtacatatataaacttgatatggatataatatatatttaaaattttatataataaaattttaaaataataattttatatctcaATGTATTAAGTTCAAATGTATTAACAAAAATAAAGAATGGAGTAGAATAGATAAAATGTAATATGAGCTTATATAATCATGCAACAAAGCAGTGGCTTAGTTGTTACCTAATCATAATTAGCAGACAGTGGAGTCCATATTAGATTCAGACTTTCCTTGAAACAAGTTCTCAACCCAAAAGCCAATGTGATATTTTCAGTGCTAcaagcaaaagagagtgaaatacaatatgaaaataaataaataataggtgtaaAATGGAGtggtccaaaaaaaaaaaaaacaaaagcaaaAGGTGATTCTCAACTTCCATTTGTTTTATATTTACTAATAtggttatttttatattttacattaagttgattatttatttgtgttaaattatagagtaaaattttaaaattaaaatatgttcTAAGTCTATATACATTCCGTATATTTGGATTTTAATCTctctttttattttaagaaatttagtctctttatttttggatttaaaatttaagtttaattgttatcaCCATTAAAACTTTTTGGTGTGaccttttgaaattaaaaaagaatATATATTCACTTGGTAGTCATGTAACAATAAAAGTAACGTTGAAAATAGTGATTAAGATTTTTGTATTCTTAAAAGCACTCATTCGAACTTGCCATGACAAAATAACTTTTTTGTTAAAATAGTGTTCTTAAAAAGAAATTGAAGGCATCATTTAGATTCAAAtagttaacaatattaactatttagGCTTGCTAATGACACTATAAAAATAGAAAgaccaaattatgtcaaaatttaaAGTATATAGATGAAATCTCAAGTTTTAGCATAAGGCCAAAATTGAAAATTGACCATCATattataaagtaaaaaaaatcaatacaaacctaaaagaaatagaaagtcACATGTCAATCTCTAAAACTCTTAGAACATTCAAATTatgttagaatttaaagtataaaaatttaaacttaaatttaaGCATAATAGAGAGCTAAAACTAAAATGTAACCATTTTTTctaaaatgtaaaagaaaaaaataaaaagataaaaaaaggAGAACATT belongs to Gossypium arboreum isolate Shixiya-1 chromosome 7, ASM2569848v2, whole genome shotgun sequence and includes:
- the LOC108459150 gene encoding myosin-binding protein 3 isoform X3, whose translation is MAAGNKFARFLHKHTSKITVILVYAVLEWILIFLLLLNSFFTYLITKFANYFGLKPPCPWCSRVDHVLEPNNNNSSNSYRDLVCDKHGSEISKLSYCSSHGKLAETHLMCEECLASRPTPSDGKSIGMARRIAFISWVSGDPKLDNGEKVVPCSCCNGTKLHPPYFLFKPSWGALDCAEKGSLIIQAIEDDDDNDGSESDQCKDGEDMIEIKLNNQDDDDDDDDQNDQRAKTEHQVLFEKDVHEDDRSDAINIAEKHFSSATSGIVEPCFAGDYMLDFINLHHQKCVSDRLFPVELIDLSTSASHFSEKQDNGSETSDSSNEETPLHAIDEIAETITCPREAENLELDHQLEKNDLNLMAERPISETKLLSTQDSDLPLVQVSDPSLQCLREDGFSTFKDQAKGVDGPESSKTQILGFTLGTHEEKSTMDENGERTNASLSVHTDCNNNEAEEEKFPDTPTSSHQELEEERSASAIAANQTMAMITRLQEEKAAMQMEALQYQRMMEEQSEYDQEALQLLNELMIKREKEKEELEKELEVYRKKVLYYEAKEKTRIMRISKDGSLGSGKSSAACSYAEDSDELSIDLNREAKDEDSSFSGNQESSSDAVGNLEEMALDCVNHVSALDESLTEFEEERLSILDQLKALEDKLLTMGDDQFMEDLKSIQNSFDGLDEKNDLRSKEGNEFSKETSCGKTMASMAKSLLPFLDAADNGTEEGTMYGKQGESDSEPVVMQTYPGPELELDPKKLAIEEEVDHVYERLQALEEDKEFLKNCMSSIKKGDKGMDLLQEILQHLRDLRAVELRTRTLCGDVQG
- the LOC108459150 gene encoding myosin-binding protein 3 isoform X1, which codes for MAAGNKFARFLHKHTSKITVILVYAVLEWILIFLLLLNSFFTYLITKFANYFGLKPPCPWCSRVDHVLEPNNNNSSNSYRDLVCDKHGSEISKLSYCSSHGKLAETHLMCEECLASRPTPSDGKSIGMARRIAFISWVSGDPKLDNGEKVVPCSCCNGTKLHPPYFLFKPSWGALDCAEKGSLIIQAIEDDDDNDGSESDQCKDGEDMIEIKLNNQDDDDDDDDQNDQRAKTEHQVLFEKDVHEDDRSDAINIAEKHFSSATSGIVEPCFAGDYMLDFINLHHQKCVSDRLFPVELIDLSTSASHFSEKQDNGSETSDSSNEETPLHAIDEIAETITCPREAENLELDHQLEKNDLNLMAERPISETKLLSTQDSDLPLVQVSDPSLQCLREDGFSTFKDQAKGVDGPESSKTQILGFTLGTHEEKSTMDENGERTNASLSVHTDCNNNEAEEEKFPDTPTSSHQGMHYLHNKLLFFEKRESGIEVSLDRSVVTAMESGDPVRTIERLKTSLKAERKALSALYAELEEERSASAIAANQTMAMITRLQEEKAAMQMEALQYQRMMEEQSEYDQEALQLLNELMIKREKEKEELEKELEVYRKKVLYYEAKEKTRIMRISKDGSLGSGKSSAACSYAEDSDELSIDLNREAKDEDSSFSGNQESSSDAVGNLEEMALDCVNHVSALDESLTEFEEERLSILDQLKALEDKLLTMGDDQFMEDLKSIQNSFDGLDEKNDLRSKEGNEFSKETSCGKTMASMAKSLLPFLDAADNGTEEGTMYGKQGESDSEPVVMQTYPGPELELDPKKLAIEEEVDHVYERLQALEEDKEFLKNCMSSIKKGDKGMDLLQEILQHLRDLRAVELRTRTLCGDVQG
- the LOC108459150 gene encoding myosin-binding protein 2 isoform X2 — its product is MAAGNKFARFLHKHTSKITVILVYAVLEWILIFLLLLNSFFTYLITKFANYFGLKPPCPWCSRVDHVLEPNNNNSSNSYRDLVCDKHGSEISKLSYCSSHGKLAETHLMCEECLASRPTPSDGKSIGMARRIAFISWVSGDPKLDNGEKVVPCSCCNGTKLHPPYFLFKPSWGALDCAEKGSLIIQAIEDDDDNDGSESDQCKDGEDMIEIKLNNQDDDDDDDDQNDQRAKTEHQVLFEKDVHEDDRSDAINIAEKHFSSATSGIVEPCFAGDYMLDFINLHHQKCVSDRLFPVELIDLSTSASHFSEKQDNGSETSDSSNEETPLHAIDEIAETITCPREAENLELDHQLEKNDLNLMAERPISETKLLSTQDSDLPLVQVSDPSLQCLREDGFSTFKDQAKGVDGPESSKTQILGFTLGTHEEKSTMDENGERTNASLSVHTDCNNNEAEEEKFPDTPTSSHQDRSVVTAMESGDPVRTIERLKTSLKAERKALSALYAELEEERSASAIAANQTMAMITRLQEEKAAMQMEALQYQRMMEEQSEYDQEALQLLNELMIKREKEKEELEKELEVYRKKVLYYEAKEKTRIMRISKDGSLGSGKSSAACSYAEDSDELSIDLNREAKDEDSSFSGNQESSSDAVGNLEEMALDCVNHVSALDESLTEFEEERLSILDQLKALEDKLLTMGDDQFMEDLKSIQNSFDGLDEKNDLRSKEGNEFSKETSCGKTMASMAKSLLPFLDAADNGTEEGTMYGKQGESDSEPVVMQTYPGPELELDPKKLAIEEEVDHVYERLQALEEDKEFLKNCMSSIKKGDKGMDLLQEILQHLRDLRAVELRTRTLCGDVQG